The window GGGTGAAAATTATTAATTGCATTTTTTAATATTTCCAATTCGGTTTGTTTGTACTGTACGGTTGTTGAAGCTCTTTTGTGCCCTGCAAAAACCTGAACTATTCTCGTGTCGTTTTCTTTTCTTAAAAGGTTTGCAATCACGCTTTGACGGATTTTTATGGGTTGTAGTTTTTCTTCGGGTTCTCGCCTTTCATTAATCATCCGGTTTAAAGCATTCGGTTTTACTTCTTCCTTTAATTTTCCTGTAATGAGTTTTTCAGGTTTTTCCGCTTTTAAATATTTTGTAAGATTGGGATAATCTTCTTTAAGATAATTGTAAAATAATAGGATTTGAGAGGCTTTTAATTGCAGTGTTCTTGCTTTTTTCCTGTGCTCTGATTTGATATAAATTTCTGCTTTTTCAAGATTGATGTCTTCGGTATTCAGATTACAGATTTCTGCCACCGTTAACGCTTGATACACCAATAAACTTACAATCACTTCGTTTCTTTTTTTTAGTTTTCCGTCAGGATCTTCCCTCGTTTTTTCCAGATAATTCTCTAGAGTTTCTTCGCTGTATAAACGGTCTACTTTTACCTGTTTGTTGATTTTGTCTTTTAAATAAAGTTCTCTGCAAGGGTGGTCATGCCGGAGTCCGGCTTCCAGTAGGTAATTATAATAAATTTTTACTTCAGATAAATACCTTTTGACAGATTCCGGATTAAAGTTTTCATTCTTCCGAAGGTGGGCAATGTAGTGTAAAACATCTTTGTAATCCGCAGTTTTTGCTTTTCTCGCAATATAATCTAAATATTTATTGATCATGTATACATGAGCTTTATAAGATTTTTTGCTGTATTTTTCCTGTAAATAAGTTTCTAATTTCATTGATTAAAAAATTAAAAAATTAAAAGATTAAAAGATTAAAAGATTACAGGCAGTCTAATTCTTAAATCTCTAAATCATTTAATTGTTGTTGATTAATGTGTGTATAAATTTCTGTGGTTTCAATATGGTCGTGTCCTAAAAAATATTGTATTTGCTCAAGCTTCATTCCGTTTTCTAAAAGGTGCGTTGCAATGGAGTGTCGAAGGGTGTGCATTCCTATTTTGCGCAATTCCTGTGTTGTAGATTTCTTTCCAAATTCTGTTTTCTGAAGCAATTTTTTTAAAATCCTCACAAAACTCGTTTCTCTCATTCTTCTGTTCTCAATATTGATAAACACTGCTTTTTGCCTCCACAAAGTCGGTGAATCCCGTTCCTCGATTTCGTCCTGGTTCTTTTCCCTTTTTTCCTGGCTCTTCAAAAACTCCTGCAATTCTTCTTTCACTTTTTCAGTTATCGGAATAATTCTCCGCTTATTATTTTTTCCTTTTTCTACGATCACTAAATTTTCCTGCAGATTGATATCTTCTTTGTTGATTCTTACAAGCTCTCCAACTCTCATCCCGCATCCGTACGCAAGGTTTAAAATGGTTTTTTCCTGTAGATCTTCTGTTTTCCCGTAAAGCTCTCTCATTTGTTCCTGAGTAAAAATGATTCTCTCTCTTGTGCGGTTTTCAGCTGAAAAAATAAAAGCTGATGCAGGATCTTTTTTGAGCTTTTGTATTTCAATTAAATGGCTGAAATATTTTTGGATAATCCGCATTCTTCCCTTTACGCTTTCCTGAGTGATTAATTCTCCGGTGTTACCGTTTCTTTTTTGCTGTAAGGTTTTGTAATATTCTGCGATATCTTTAGGCTGTATTTCTTCTAAAGTGAAGATTTTCTTTTCTTCTAAATACCTAAAGAATGCTTTTAAATAAAGGCGTTTTTCTTTTATCGTTGGAAGACTGTAACCTAAAATTTCTAAATGGATTTTATAGTTTAAAACTTCCTGCTCGTAAAGTTTTGTGTGAAGTACTGACATCTATGACCGTTTTGCTTACTCAATATTTTGGATTTTTCCGAACGCTAACTAATTTTCCTTTATTCATCGGATTTTGTCAGTATTCTAGTGTTCGTTTCGCTTCCGTTTGGTGTTCGCTTGTGTTCGGTGGCGTTCACCTTTAACTCTTCCAATTGTTTCGTAAAAGCTTCTTTTAAATCTTTTCTAACTTTCTGAATATTATCACTGTAAGAGATTTTATACTTAAATCCTTTGTTGGCAAAACCTATTTGTTTTAAATATTCCAATCTCACTAAATCATTCAGATAAAACTGTAATTGTGTCTTTTTAAATCCCGTAACCTCCATCGCATCGAATCTTGTGAAACTTTCTTCTTTAAAGGCTTTCTTTAGCTTTTCAAAGAACTGTCTCAGACTTCCGTCCAGCTCGTCAATCTTTAAAATAATACTCTCGAATAATATTTCTACTGCGTTCTCAATATCTTCAATCTCGGTTATAAGATAATTGTCTGAGGCGACACGCCTCTGATATTGATGGATGATAGTAATTTGTTTAATAATAGATTGGAACATTTCATTCAACCGTCTTTTATTTTTCACATTATTAGGTAACTGTATCTGTGTTGCATAAGGATTGATTACTTCATAATGCTTTAGATTTCTAACGATTTTCTGTATAAAACCAATTGCTTTTTCCTGTACACTTCGGTCGATTTCTCCGGCATTTCTGCGGTTCTGATAAGATATTATTTTCTCGGTCTGTTCTTCACTTTCATTAATGGCGACAATAAAACTGCGGTTCATATTGTCCTCATATAATTCTCCTTTGGTGGTTGCAGATAAAGAACTGAACTGACCTTTCACAATCTTATGACTTGATTTATTATTTCCTTTCTTATCCTTGATGGTTACTGAACTTCTTAGAACCTGGTTCGATATAAATTCTCTCAGCGCATACAATGCATCTTCCTTTAATCCGTCTAAATCTTCAATGATTATAATTTTTTGGAATAAATCAAATTCACCCCAATTATATAAACTTGATTCTGTAATTCGAGTAAATCTCAGTACATCTTCCTGCGGCATCATGTCTGCAATTCTGCTGATTATATGCGTTTTTCCGCTTCCGCTTGAACCTTGTACAATTCCATGTAATGGGCTTTTGTTTAAATAACTTATCGTAATTAAAAAGAGTAGAAGCCTGCTGTTTTCTTCACCGATAATTCCTGCTTTTTCTATAAGCCTGTTTAAGTTCTGAAGTAATTCTTTTTGTTGTAAAAAGTCTATTGGATTTTGAAGGTCATTGGTTTGAGTCCGGTTCCCGCTCAAAAGGTTTTCTTTTGTGGAGATCCCCGTATTCTCCACTGATTTAGGTTGTAGATGGTCTGCAACACCACTGCCGTTTTCTTCATCTGAAAAAATAAATTTCCTTTCTTCTAAAAGCTTTGTAAAGATTTCTTCATCATGTAATTGCAAAGTTTCATTTACATCTTTATTCGGTAATTCTACAAAACTAAAGAATCCCTGACTCATAACCAGGTGATCATTGAACATTTTAGCGTATTTCTCAATCGCTTCTTTTCCTGCTTTATCGTGGTCAAAACAAAAGATGATTTCTTCAAGTTCCGGAAGATCTTCTATTGCTTTTAAAATTTCCTCGTTCAAACCATTTGTTCCAAAACAACTTATCAAGCTGTAATTTTCTCTGATTTCTTTGATCTGAAGTAAGCTTGCACAATCGATAATCGCTTCCGTTAAAATCAGTTTTTTAGTATCTGATTTCGGATATCCGGGATAAATTCCGCTTCGATTTTTTAAGTAAAAATGTTTCCCATTTTTGTTCTCTACAATTGCTCTAAAATAAAAGCTTACAATTTCGTTTTCTTTATTCTTCAAAGGAAAAGCAATACATTTATTCGCAAAAATACTGTAGCCTTTTTCGCCTGTTCGGTTGTTGATTAGTCCTTTATCCTGTAACAAACCAACTTCTAAAGCATTGTTTATTAATTCCTCGCTTTTTCTTTCTCCGTGATGGAACTGACCGCTGTTGTAGCCGATTTCTAAAATGGAGTTGTCAAGATTCCTTTTCTCAATATATTGTTTCGCAGGATTTGAACAGTACAAAGCTTTTCTAAAATAACTAAATGTGTTTTCTAAAAAAAGGGCAGACCTTTCTCCTGAGAAATCAGTCTGCCCAAGGTTATCCGCAGTACCTCTAATATTTTTTACAGATAATTGTTCATTGTTCATTAAACCTTCAGCTTTCTTGATCGCTTCATGTTTTGATATTTTCTCGTAATCTTCTATAAATTGGATAACGTCACCCGTTTTTCCGCAAGCATGACATTTGTAAAAGTTCTTTTCCAGATTCACCTGAAGGCTTGCTGTATTATCATTATGCCAACAGCATTTGAGCATCGAGTTTTTAGGCTCAAGGCTGTAATGCTTCAGGACTTCGGATAAACTTAAACGTTGTTTAATTGCGGAGATTTCCATAAGTAGAAAATATTTTAAAATTTTTACGTTCTCATATTTGTCCCAAAAGTAACAATTACGAGAATATAAAACAAGTCTTTTTCGAGATTTATATTTTTATCCTACTCTTATTTGTCTTAAATTCGCATTTATAAGATGTTTAATTCTTGAAAATCTCACTTATGACTATCGCAGAGCGTATAAGATTATACAGACAACAAAAAGGACTTTCGCAAGCTGAGCTTGCGGAAAAGTCTCAAGTGAATAATAAAAGCCTTTCTCGTTACGAGTTGGGAAGCAGTATTCCACCTGCGGATGCGCTTAAAAACATTGCCGATGCGTTAGGTGTTTCTAGTGATGCTTTACTGAACGATGAAACAGTTTCTATTAAAGATAAAGAACTTCTGAAAAAATTTGAAGTAATACAGGATATGAACGAGGAAGACAAAGCTTTGGTGACAAGATTTCTTGACCTTACAATACGTGATTATAAAGCTAAAAAAGCATACTCGTAGAAAATTATTACACCCATAAAACAATAAAAAACCTCGCAAAAGCGAGGTTTTTTATTATCTAAGAGAGTTTATTGTACAATATTTTTATAAGAAATTATTAAAAAAGTGGGCTGATCATGTATATTAGATAAAGAATAGCCAATAGTTAGTTTAGAAGTATTTACCCCTGATTTAATTAAAATTTCATTATATTGAGATATAATTTCATGGTTATTATTTTCTGTAATTAAATTCTTGCTTTTGAATGCATTTTCATCATAAATTGATGAAAGCTTGTAAAATTCATTTACTAAATCATCACTGTTTTGAAAATCAATCCTTTCGGTTATTTCATATGAGCGTGACTGTAATTCTTTATCATTTTGTTTGATAAATATTTGCCCGCCATTTATTTTAGATTCTATTAATGGATGTTCTTTAAACTTTGTGATAAATGTTTTGACATTTCCACCTGTCCAAGCAACGCCTTGATTAACTCCATATTCGAACTTTAAATTTGATTTTCTTATCATTTCTTCTGGAGTCAAACTTAGATCTAAGTCAAGGAATAATGGATCTATTTTTTTATTCATATTCTGTTGGCTAAATAAAATTAAACTTAAAAATATACAAATTGTTACTAATATTTTTTTCATATAATTAATCGTTGGATTATAAATCATCTTATGAATGCGCTACTAGGACTAGGACCTCCGTAATAAAATCGTATTTGCATAGCACCAGAAACCATTCTATATTGTGCCGTCATTTGAATAACTTGTATGCCAAAAGCTGCGCCTTCTGCAATAATTCGTGGAGATATAATAGTGTCTGCTGTTGTTCCGATTATAAATTGTCCTCCATAATCTTTTACCCCATTATTTCTACTCATTGAATAAATCATAGAAGAAATTTGTCCAGTATTAGAGCTACTGTAAAGT is drawn from Chryseobacterium muglaense and contains these coding sequences:
- a CDS encoding tyrosine-type recombinase/integrase, yielding MKLETYLQEKYSKKSYKAHVYMINKYLDYIARKAKTADYKDVLHYIAHLRKNENFNPESVKRYLSEVKIYYNYLLEAGLRHDHPCRELYLKDKINKQVKVDRLYSEETLENYLEKTREDPDGKLKKRNEVIVSLLVYQALTVAEICNLNTEDINLEKAEIYIKSEHRKKARTLQLKASQILLFYNYLKEDYPNLTKYLKAEKPEKLITGKLKEEVKPNALNRMINERREPEEKLQPIKIRQSVIANLLRKENDTRIVQVFAGHKRASTTVQYKQTELEILKNAINNFHPIK
- a CDS encoding tyrosine-type recombinase/integrase, with protein sequence MSVLHTKLYEQEVLNYKIHLEILGYSLPTIKEKRLYLKAFFRYLEEKKIFTLEEIQPKDIAEYYKTLQQKRNGNTGELITQESVKGRMRIIQKYFSHLIEIQKLKKDPASAFIFSAENRTRERIIFTQEQMRELYGKTEDLQEKTILNLAYGCGMRVGELVRINKEDINLQENLVIVEKGKNNKRRIIPITEKVKEELQEFLKSQEKREKNQDEIEERDSPTLWRQKAVFINIENRRMRETSFVRILKKLLQKTEFGKKSTTQELRKIGMHTLRHSIATHLLENGMKLEQIQYFLGHDHIETTEIYTHINQQQLNDLEI
- a CDS encoding CHC2 zinc finger domain-containing protein; its protein translation is MEISAIKQRLSLSEVLKHYSLEPKNSMLKCCWHNDNTASLQVNLEKNFYKCHACGKTGDVIQFIEDYEKISKHEAIKKAEGLMNNEQLSVKNIRGTADNLGQTDFSGERSALFLENTFSYFRKALYCSNPAKQYIEKRNLDNSILEIGYNSGQFHHGERKSEELINNALEVGLLQDKGLINNRTGEKGYSIFANKCIAFPLKNKENEIVSFYFRAIVENKNGKHFYLKNRSGIYPGYPKSDTKKLILTEAIIDCASLLQIKEIRENYSLISCFGTNGLNEEILKAIEDLPELEEIIFCFDHDKAGKEAIEKYAKMFNDHLVMSQGFFSFVELPNKDVNETLQLHDEEIFTKLLEERKFIFSDEENGSGVADHLQPKSVENTGISTKENLLSGNRTQTNDLQNPIDFLQQKELLQNLNRLIEKAGIIGEENSRLLLFLITISYLNKSPLHGIVQGSSGSGKTHIISRIADMMPQEDVLRFTRITESSLYNWGEFDLFQKIIIIEDLDGLKEDALYALREFISNQVLRSSVTIKDKKGNNKSSHKIVKGQFSSLSATTKGELYEDNMNRSFIVAINESEEQTEKIISYQNRRNAGEIDRSVQEKAIGFIQKIVRNLKHYEVINPYATQIQLPNNVKNKRRLNEMFQSIIKQITIIHQYQRRVASDNYLITEIEDIENAVEILFESIILKIDELDGSLRQFFEKLKKAFKEESFTRFDAMEVTGFKKTQLQFYLNDLVRLEYLKQIGFANKGFKYKISYSDNIQKVRKDLKEAFTKQLEELKVNATEHKRTPNGSETNTRILTKSDE
- a CDS encoding helix-turn-helix domain-containing protein, whose product is MTIAERIRLYRQQKGLSQAELAEKSQVNNKSLSRYELGSSIPPADALKNIADALGVSSDALLNDETVSIKDKELLKKFEVIQDMNEEDKALVTRFLDLTIRDYKAKKAYS